From a single Myotis daubentonii chromosome 5, mMyoDau2.1, whole genome shotgun sequence genomic region:
- the AKAP8 gene encoding A-kinase anchor protein 8 isoform X1, translating into MRLGGAGSESSLPAPRCSAAAPGEASVRLSLGFSRGSDPGRPRTEPEGYGAWSAGPTNTQGAYGTGVASWQGYENYNYYGAQNTSVTTAATYSYGPASWEATKAGDGLGPGGPAIHMASYGPEPCTDNSDSLIAKINQRLDMMSKEGGRGGSSTGGEGMQDRESSFRFQSFDSYDSRPCLPEHNPYRPSYSYNYDFDLGPDRNGGFGSQYSDCRDPAREPRSLDGFMRGRDQGRFQDRSNAGTFMRTDPFMSSAASSQPLSAPWTEMNYVGGRGLGGPSPSRPPPSLFSQSMAPQSMAPSYGVMGMQGAGGYDNSVPYRCGQSQTRMRDRPRWRGFDRCGPDGMGRKRKQLQIYDEPDAKQARADSEGDFSENDDGAGDFRSGDEEFRGEDEFLDSGRQREKDDEDDEAKKRKEKQRRRDRLRDRAADRIQFACSVCKFRSFEDEEIQKHLESKFHKETLRFIGTKLPDKTVEFLQEYIVNRNKKIEKRRQELMEKESTKPKPDPFKGIGQEHFFKKIEAAHCLACDMLIPAQHQLLQRHLHSVDHNHNRRLAAEQFKKTSLHVAKSVLNNRHIVKMLEKYLKGEDPFTNEAVDPEIEGVDNLGGDDKEETPEEVAEEVLAEVITAAVKAVEGEGVPTPKSIETLAEGESPVDTAEATSGPHPEQPLEADTHCGMASGKGSAEAEAGSEEAQAGNKAAEAEGEAEAKGTVTITVPAPAATEAEVEQTDAESKDVTPTE; encoded by the exons ATGCGCCTGGGTGGCGCGGGGTCGGAGTCCTCCCTGCCAGCTCCGCGGTGTAGCGCGGCCGCACCGGGTGAGGCTTCTGTGAGGCTCAGCCTCGGGTTCAGCCGTGGATCTGACCCGGGCCGGCCCCGGACGGAACCTGAGG GCTACGGGGCATGGAGTGCTGGACCCACCAACACCCAGG GTGCATATGGAACTGGTGTGGCCAGCTGGCAAG GTTATGAAAACTACAATTATTATGGTGCCCAGAACACCAGCGTCACCACAGCAGCAACCTACAGCTACGGCCCAGCCTCCTGGGAAGCCACCAAGGCTGGTgatggcctggggcctgggggccctgCCATACATATGGCTTCTTATGGCCCAGAGCCATGCACTGACAATTCTGACTCGCTCATTGCCAAGATCAACCAACGTCTAGACATGATGTCCAAggaaggaggcaggggtgggagcagcACCGGTGGGGAGGGCATGCAGGACCGGGAGAG TTCCTTCCGCTTCCAGTCATTTGACTCCTACGACTCCAGGCCTTGTCTGCCTGAGCACAATCCCTACCGTCCCAGCTATAGCTACAACTATGACTTTGACCTGGGACCTGACCGCAATGGTGGCTTTGGCAGTCAGTACAGCGACTGTCGGGACCCTGCCCGGGAGCCCCGCTCACTCGATGGCTTCATGCGGGGCCGGGATCAGGGCCGCTTTCAGGACCGGAGCAACGCTGGCACCTTTATGCGCACTGACCCCTTCATGTCATCAGCGGCCTCCTCCCAACCACTGTCTGCTCCCTGGACAGAAATGAACTACGTGGGTGGACGGGGCCTGGGAGGCCCCTctcccagcaggcccccaccttccctcttctCCCAGTCCATGGCCCCCCAGTCCATGGCCCCCAGCTATGGAGTGATGGGCATGCAGGGGGCTGGAGGCTATGACAACTCTGTGCCCTACAGATGTGGCCAGTCACAGACCCGGATGAGGGATCGG CCCAGGTGGAGAGGGTTTGACCGCTGCGGCCCAGATGGCATGGGCAGGAAACGGAAGCAGTTGCAAATCTATGATGAGCCGGATGCCAAACAGGCCCGGGCTGACAGCGAAGGAGATTTTTCCGAAAATG ATGATGGAGCTGGTGACTTCCGGTCAGGAGATGAAGAATTCAGGGGA GAGGACGAGTTCTTGGACTCCGGGAGGCAGAGAG AGAAGGATGACGAGGATGATGAAgcgaagaagaggaaggaaaagcaaaGGAGAAGAGACAGGTTGAGAGACCGAGCAGCTGACAG GATTCAATTTGCCTGTTCCGTGTGCAAATTTCGTagctttgaagatgaagaaatCCAGAAGCATCTGGAAAGCAAATTTCACAAAGAGACACTGCGGTTTATAGGCACCAAACTGCCTGACAAGACGGTGGAGTTCCTTCAG GAATACATTGTAAACAGGAATAAGAAGATTGAGAAGCGACGTCAGGAGCTGATGGAGAAGGAAAGCACAAAACCAAAACCAGATCCTTTCAAAG GGATTGGCCAAGAGCACTTCTTCAAGAAGATCGAGGCTGCTCACTGCTTGGCTTGCGACATGCTGATCCCTGCGCAGCACCAGCTCCTCCAACGGCACCTGCACTCCGTGGATCACAATCACAATCGCCGG TTGGCTGCTGAACAGTTCAAGAAAACAAGTCTCCATGTGGCCAAGAGTGTTTTGAACAACAGACATATAGTGAAGATGCTGGAAAAATACCTCAAG GGTGAAGACCCTTTCACCAATGAAGCCGTTGATCCAGAAATCGAAGGAGTTGACAATTTAGGAGGTGATGATAAGGAAGAGACACCTGAGGAGGTGGCTGAAGAAGTGTTAGCTGAGGTGATTACAGCAGCAGTGAAGGCAGTAGAGGGGGAAGGAGTGCCCACTCCAAAAAGTATTGAAACACTGGCTGAAGGGGAAAGCCCCGTGGACACTGCAGAGGCTACCAGTGGTCCCCATCCTGAACAGCCGCTGGAAGCAGACACACACTGTGGAATGGCATCCGGGAAGGGGAGCGCTGAAGCAGAGGCCGGAAGTGAGGAGGCCCAGGCTGGAAATAAGGCTGCAGAGGCTGAAGGTGAAGCAGAAGCAAAAGGCACTGTAACCATCACTGTTCCGGCCCCAGCTGCCACAGAAGCTGAAGTGGAACAAACTGATGCAGAGTCCAAAGATGTTACTCCCACCGAGTGA